From a single Saimiri boliviensis isolate mSaiBol1 chromosome 7, mSaiBol1.pri, whole genome shotgun sequence genomic region:
- the GALNT4 gene encoding polypeptide N-acetylgalactosaminyltransferase 4, translated as MAVRWTWAGKSCLLLAFLTVAYIFVELLVSTFHASTGAGHARELGSRRLSDFQKNTEDLSRPLYEKPPADSHALGEWGKASKLHLNEGELKQQEELIERYAINIYLSDRISLHRHIEDKRMYECKSKKFNYRTLPTTSVIIAFYNEAWSTLLRTIHSVLETSPAVLLKEIILVDDLSDRVYLKTQLETYISNLDRVRLIRTNKREGLVRARLIGATFATGDVLTFLDCHCECNSGWLEPLLERIGRDETAIVCPVIDTIDWNTFEFYMQTGEPMIGGFDWRLTFQWHSVPKYERDRRISRIDPIRSPTMAGGLFAVSKKYFQYLGTYDTGMEVWGGENLELSFRVWQCGGKLEIHPCSHVGHVFPKRAPYARPNFLQNTARAAEVWMDEYKEHFYNRNPPARKEAYGDISERKLLRERLKCKSFDWYLKNVFPNLHVPEDRPGWHGAIRSRGISSECLDYNSPDNNPTGANLSLFGCHGQGGNQFFEYTSKKEIRFNSVTELCAEVPEQKNYVGMQNCPKDGFPAPVNIIWHFKDDGTIFHPHSGLCLSAYRTPEGRPDVQMKTCDALDKNQIWSFEK; from the coding sequence ATGGCGGTGAGGTGGACTTGGGCAGGCAAGAGCTGCCTGCTGCTGGCTTTTTTAACAGTGGCCTATATCTTCGTGGAGCTCTTGGTCTCCACTTTCCATGCCTCCACAGGAGCCGGCCATGCCAGGGAGCTGGGGTCCAGAAGGCTCTCAGACTTCCAGAAAAATACAGAGGATTTGTCTCGACCGCTTTATGAGAAGCCCCCTGCAGATTCCCATGCACTTGGGGAGTGGGGGAAAGctagcaaactccatctcaacgaGGGTGAACTGAAGCAGCAAGAAGAACTCATTGAGAGATATGCCATCAATATTTACCTCAGTGACAGGATTTCCCTGCATCGACACATAGAGGATAAAAGAATGTATGAGTGTAAGTCCAAGAAGTTCAACTATAGGACACTTCCTACGACGTCTGTTATCATTGCTTTCTATAATGAAGCCTGGTCGACTTTGCTCCGTACCATTCACAGTGTTCTAGAAACTTCTCCTGCAGTGCTTTTGAAAGAGATCATCTTGGTGGATGACTTGAGTGACAGAGTTTATTTGAAGACACAACTTGAAACTTACATCAGCAATCTTGATCGAGTACGCTTGATTAGGACCAATAAGCGTGAGGGGCTGGTTAGGGCCCGTCTGATTGGGGCCACTTTCGCCACTGGGGACGTCCTCACTTTCCTGGATTGTCACTGTGAGTGTAATTCCGGTTGGCTGGAACCGCTTCTGGAAAGGATTGGGAGAGATGAAACAGCAATTGTGTGTCCTGTTATAGACACAATTGATTGGAATACTTTTGAATTCTATATGCAGACAGGGGAGCCCATGATTGGTGGATTTGACTGGCGTTTAACGTTTCAATGGCACTCTGTCCCCAAATATGAAAGAGACAGGCGGATATCAAGAATTGATCCCATCAGATCACCCACCATGGCTGGAGGACTGTTTGCTGTCAGCAAGAAATACTTTCAGTACCTTGGAACATATGACACCGGAATGGAAGTGTGGGGAGGTGAAAACCTTGAGCTGTCTTTTAGGGTGTGGCAGTGTGGTGGCAAATTGGAGATCCACCCATGTTCCCACGTGGGCCATGTGTTCCCCAAGCGGGCACCATATGCTCGCCCCAATTTCCTACAGAATACTGCTCGGGCAGCAGAAGTTTGGATGGATGAGTACAAAGAACACTTCTACAATAGAAACCCTCCAGCAAGAAAAGAAGCTTATGGtgatatttctgaaagaaaactaCTACGAGAGCGGCTGAAATGCAAGAGCTTTGACTGGTATTTGAAAAACGTGTTTCCTAATTTACATGTTCCAGAGGATAGGCCAGGCTGGCATGGGGCTATTCGCAGTAGAGGGATCTCGTCTGAATGTTTGGATTATAATTCTCCTGACAACAACCCCACGGGTGCTAACCTTTCACTGTTTGGATGCCATGGTCAAGGAGGCAATCAATTCTTTGAATATacttcaaagaaagaaataaggttTAATTCTGTGACAGAGTTATGTGCAGAGGTTCCTGAGCAAAAAAATTATGTAGGAATGCAAAATTGTCCCAAAGATGGATTCCCAGCACCAGTAAATATTATTTGGCATTTTAAAGACGATGGAACCATTTTTCACCCACACTCAGGACTGTGTCTTAGTGCTTACCGGACACCAGAGGGCCGACCTGATGTACAAATGAAAACTTGTGATGCTCTAGATAAAAATCAGATTTGGAGTTTCGAGAAGTAG